In Fusobacterium massiliense, a single window of DNA contains:
- a CDS encoding TonB-dependent receptor: protein MDKSKLLLLFLLGNVENFAEEYIKLPESKITSDYIEINKMKDTKNVIVIDKKIIEEKGYKDLSSVLESIPSINVGKTGWGDIDIRGQGEGNSAKNLQVLVDGAPITTLVNHPLQTNYNVVPVENIERIEIIPGGGSIIYGSGTAGGVINITTNLKRLSKVVNSAEVSIANQGEKYDINLGHKINDKINLQVSYLRDNKDLYFKNTYRKSDYFTSGINLNISDNQNLSFRYSTLNENGQFVRNLNYEKFMKVKKDYVPEERKITLGLDKNGHKIETVRNGYSNARRRFDSYNLSYTVNNKNNIKYLVDLFYNKGNFSNTSIGDLVMYHHTYGVKNKFDIEYGKNTIFDGSSLLIGYDAYKQDSKLEYDDYKMINFKKKIYKTNPLSFKYNKETRAFYFLNTLKLGNWESSQGIRRDYTYWTFDKKAAKNKGKETSHRHNTNYELSLAYKYSDTGRIYSRYERGFTSPDGLEITDDFSAQDIKATKGEDEIYDLYEVGLRDYFKFTTVSLTAFYSKTDNEMTRNYILDPNLGFGRKSINILKTKRKGLEIDLSQKIGKLELKESYSYLKGKRDYNGREGEFLKPDSIVDWSNTGLKKVPKHSLALAATYQFTDRLSAGINYRYSGKYSNFSDMKEKEEEGYISSYSITDLNINYHHENGLTVYAGINNVFDKLHFEYIGSRQYSVMPADGRNYYAGIKYKF from the coding sequence ATGGATAAGAGTAAGTTATTATTGTTGTTTTTATTGGGAAATGTAGAAAATTTTGCAGAAGAATATATAAAACTGCCTGAAAGTAAAATAACATCGGACTATATTGAAATAAACAAAATGAAAGATACAAAGAATGTTATTGTAATTGATAAAAAAATAATAGAAGAGAAAGGATATAAAGATTTATCATCAGTTTTAGAAAGTATTCCAAGTATAAATGTTGGGAAAACAGGTTGGGGAGATATAGATATAAGAGGTCAAGGAGAAGGAAATTCTGCTAAAAACTTACAAGTTTTAGTTGATGGTGCTCCAATTACTACTTTGGTAAATCATCCACTTCAAACAAATTATAATGTTGTTCCCGTAGAAAATATAGAAAGAATAGAAATAATTCCTGGAGGAGGCTCTATTATTTATGGTTCGGGAACAGCTGGAGGGGTAATAAATATAACAACTAATTTAAAAAGATTATCTAAAGTTGTAAATTCTGCTGAAGTATCAATTGCTAATCAAGGTGAAAAATATGATATTAATTTAGGGCATAAGATAAATGATAAGATTAATTTACAAGTTTCTTATTTAAGAGATAACAAAGATTTATATTTTAAGAATACATATAGAAAAAGTGATTATTTTACATCAGGGATAAATTTAAATATATCAGATAATCAAAATTTATCTTTTAGATACAGCACATTAAACGAAAATGGTCAATTTGTAAGAAATTTAAATTATGAAAAATTTATGAAAGTTAAAAAAGATTATGTTCCAGAAGAAAGAAAAATTACACTTGGTTTAGATAAAAATGGACATAAAATAGAAACAGTAAGAAATGGTTACTCCAATGCTAGAAGAAGGTTTGATAGTTATAATTTAAGTTATACTGTGAATAATAAAAATAATATTAAGTATTTAGTTGATTTATTTTATAATAAAGGAAATTTTTCAAATACTTCTATTGGAGATTTAGTTATGTATCACCATACATATGGAGTAAAAAATAAATTTGATATAGAATATGGAAAAAATACAATTTTTGACGGAAGCAGCTTATTAATTGGTTATGATGCATATAAACAAGATTCAAAGCTAGAGTATGATGATTATAAAATGATAAATTTCAAAAAAAAGATATATAAAACCAATCCTTTATCTTTTAAATACAATAAAGAAACAAGAGCTTTCTATTTTTTAAATACTTTAAAATTAGGAAATTGGGAAAGTTCTCAAGGAATTAGAAGAGATTACACTTATTGGACTTTTGATAAAAAAGCAGCTAAAAATAAAGGGAAGGAGACAAGTCATAGACATAATACAAATTATGAATTAAGTTTAGCATATAAATATAGTGACACAGGAAGAATTTATAGTAGATATGAAAGAGGTTTTACATCTCCAGATGGTTTAGAAATAACAGATGATTTCTCAGCACAAGATATAAAAGCGACTAAAGGAGAAGATGAAATTTATGATCTTTATGAAGTTGGATTAAGAGACTATTTTAAATTTACAACTGTTAGTTTAACTGCTTTTTATTCTAAAACTGACAATGAAATGACTAGAAATTATATATTGGATCCAAATTTAGGTTTTGGTAGAAAAAGTATTAATATATTGAAAACTAAAAGAAAAGGACTTGAAATAGACTTAAGTCAAAAAATAGGTAAATTAGAATTAAAAGAAAGTTATTCGTATCTAAAGGGTAAAAGAGATTATAACGGAAGAGAAGGTGAGTTTTTAAAACCTGATTCTATTGTTGATTGGAGTAATACAGGATTAAAAAAAGTGCCTAAACATTCTTTAGCATTAGCAGCAACTTATCAATTTACAGATAGATTATCTGCAGGTATTAATTATAGATACAGTGGAAAATATAGTAATTTTTCAGATATGAAAGAAAAAGAAGAAGAAGGATATATTAGTTCATATTCTATAACAGACTTAAATATAAATTATCATCATGAAAATGGACTAACTGTTTATGCTGGTATAAATAATGTGTTTGATAAATTACATTTTGAATATATCGGTTCAAGACAATATAGTGTAATGCCAGCAGATGGAAGAAATTATTATGCAGGAATAAAATATAAATTTTAA
- a CDS encoding APC family permease, with the protein MTNSNTQKMKFWSIVLLTINSIIGTGIFLSPGAVVKSVGDKAAMIYLAAAVFAIVLAVTFAAASKYVSKGGAAYAYSKAAFGNEVGSYVGITRVVSASIAWGVMATGVVKTTMSIFGLDSSNITNVTIGFITLMIVLLLINLIGTKLLTLISNISTIGKVGALGITILAGLGILLFTSENHLNEINLLVDANGNSIIPEFTTSVFVTALIGAFYAFTGFESVASGSTDMEEPEKNLPRAIPLAILIIALIYFGIVYVSMNINPVAMVTSNEPVVLASIFKNDLLQKIIVIGALMSMFGINVAASFHTPRVFEAMAAEKQVPDFFTKRTSAGLPITSFILTALIAVVIPLAFNYNMAGIIIISSISRFIQFLIVPLAVISFFYGKSKEEIINAKKNFIIDVIIPIIALLLTILLLIKFNWVGQFSNTLDDGTRVLNIKAVFSMLIGYLVLPILLRIYMRRNK; encoded by the coding sequence ATGACAAATTCAAATACTCAAAAAATGAAATTTTGGTCTATTGTACTACTTACAATTAATTCTATTATAGGAACTGGTATATTTTTATCTCCAGGAGCAGTTGTTAAATCAGTTGGAGATAAAGCTGCTATGATATATCTTGCAGCTGCAGTTTTTGCTATTGTATTGGCTGTAACATTTGCAGCAGCTTCTAAATATGTTTCTAAAGGTGGAGCAGCTTATGCTTATTCAAAAGCAGCCTTTGGTAATGAAGTTGGTTCGTATGTTGGAATTACTAGAGTTGTTTCTGCAAGTATAGCTTGGGGAGTTATGGCAACAGGAGTAGTAAAGACTACAATGTCTATCTTTGGACTTGATTCATCTAATATAACTAATGTTACTATTGGTTTTATAACTTTGATGATTGTACTTTTATTAATAAATTTAATTGGTACCAAACTTTTAACTTTAATAAGTAACATTTCAACAATAGGAAAAGTCGGTGCATTAGGAATAACTATTCTAGCTGGTTTAGGAATTTTACTTTTTACTTCTGAAAATCATCTAAATGAAATTAATTTGTTAGTAGATGCAAATGGAAACAGTATTATTCCTGAGTTTACAACATCTGTATTTGTTACTGCTTTAATCGGAGCTTTTTATGCTTTTACAGGTTTTGAAAGCGTTGCTAGTGGTTCTACAGATATGGAAGAACCTGAAAAAAATCTACCTAGAGCAATCCCTTTAGCCATTCTAATAATTGCATTAATATATTTTGGAATAGTTTATGTTTCTATGAATATAAATCCTGTTGCAATGGTAACATCAAATGAACCTGTTGTACTGGCTTCTATTTTCAAAAATGATTTATTACAAAAAATAATTGTTATAGGTGCTTTAATGTCTATGTTTGGAATAAATGTTGCTGCTTCTTTCCATACTCCAAGAGTTTTTGAAGCTATGGCAGCAGAAAAACAAGTACCTGATTTTTTTACTAAAAGAACTAGTGCAGGTCTTCCTATAACATCTTTTATTTTAACAGCCCTAATAGCTGTTGTAATTCCTTTAGCTTTCAATTATAATATGGCTGGAATTATTATAATTAGCTCTATTTCAAGATTCATTCAGTTTTTAATTGTACCTTTAGCTGTTATTTCATTTTTCTATGGAAAAAGTAAGGAAGAAATTATTAATGCAAAAAAGAATTTTATTATAGATGTTATTATTCCAATAATTGCATTATTATTAACTATCTTACTATTAATAAAGTTTAATTGGGTAGGTCAATTCTCAAATACTTTAGATGATGGAACTAGAGTTTTAAATATTAAAGCTGTCTTTTCTATGTTAATTGGCTATCTTGTATTACCAATTTTATTAAGAATTTATATGAGAAGAAATAAATAG
- a CDS encoding gamma-glutamyl-gamma-aminobutyrate hydrolase family protein — MKNKPIIGISSSIITDSNGSFAGYQRAYVNKDYVDAVIKAGGIPFIIPFSENEDVIKEQASIIDGLIISGGHDVSPYNYGQEPHQKLGDTFPERDKYETILYNYSTKEKNIPVLGICRGMQLINVIENGTLFQDLSLIPNKNVLKHNQVSNPTLKTHKIEIKDDSILKNIFGKETMVNSFHHQTLDKVGNNLEVIARASDDVVEAVKHKEFHFVLGVQWHPEMLAVNCQENLELFKLFILEALKNKNK; from the coding sequence ATAAAAAATAAACCAATTATAGGTATTTCATCTAGCATTATAACAGACTCAAATGGAAGTTTTGCAGGTTATCAAAGGGCTTATGTAAATAAAGATTATGTTGATGCTGTTATAAAAGCTGGAGGTATTCCTTTTATTATTCCTTTTAGTGAAAATGAAGATGTAATAAAGGAACAAGCTAGTATCATTGATGGACTAATTATATCTGGTGGTCATGATGTTAGTCCATATAATTATGGACAAGAACCTCATCAAAAATTAGGAGATACTTTCCCTGAAAGAGATAAATACGAAACTATACTATATAATTATTCAACAAAAGAAAAAAATATACCTGTTTTAGGTATTTGTAGAGGTATGCAACTAATAAATGTTATTGAAAATGGAACTTTATTCCAAGATTTATCTTTAATACCTAATAAAAATGTTTTAAAGCATAACCAAGTATCTAATCCTACACTAAAAACACATAAAATAGAAATCAAAGATGATTCTATATTAAAAAATATATTTGGAAAAGAAACTATGGTAAATTCTTTTCATCATCAAACATTAGATAAAGTAGGAAATAATTTAGAAGTTATTGCTAGAGCAAGTGATGATGTTGTTGAAGCTGTAAAACATAAAGAATTTCATTTTGTTTTAGGAGTTCAATGGCATCCTGAAATGTTGGCTGTTAATTGCCAAGAAAACTTGGAACTTTTCAAACTTTTTATACTAGAAGCACTAAAAAATAAAAATAAATAA
- the xseA gene encoding exodeoxyribonuclease VII large subunit, translating into MEKIYTVSEFNRMVKGYIDDIDDFQEFFLEGEISNITYYKSGHLYFSIKDSKAQIKCAAFNYKQKKIPEDLKEGDAIKLFGDVGFYETRGDFQVLARYIEKQNSLGSMFAKLEKVKAKMEEKGYFDSKYKKELPKYPKNIGVVTALTGAALQDIIKTTRKRFDSINIYVYPAKVQGIGAEQEIIKGIETLNKIEEIDLIVAGRGGGSIEDLWAFNEEEVAMAFFNSKKPIISAVGHEIDILLSDFTADKRAATPTQAIELSVPDKENLKRELLEKDKYLKQLLMAQLKHMKKELILRAENYQLKFFPSVVNNYREVIIEKEKKLTNSIKLLINNKKRDFTSVLDKISVLNPINTLKRGYSVSQIEEKRIDSIDEVEINKDMITIFRDGKVVSVVKEKIYEKSVD; encoded by the coding sequence GTGGAAAAAATATATACAGTTTCTGAATTTAATAGAATGGTAAAAGGTTATATTGATGATATTGATGATTTTCAAGAATTTTTTCTTGAAGGAGAAATTTCAAATATAACTTATTATAAAAGTGGGCATTTATATTTTTCAATAAAAGATAGTAAGGCACAGATAAAATGTGCTGCTTTTAATTATAAGCAAAAAAAAATTCCGGAAGATTTAAAAGAAGGAGATGCTATTAAATTATTTGGAGATGTTGGTTTTTATGAAACAAGAGGAGATTTTCAAGTATTAGCTAGATATATAGAAAAACAAAATTCATTAGGTTCTATGTTTGCAAAATTAGAAAAAGTTAAAGCTAAAATGGAAGAAAAAGGATATTTTGACTCAAAATATAAAAAAGAATTGCCCAAATATCCTAAAAATATAGGTGTTGTAACAGCTTTAACAGGAGCAGCTCTTCAAGATATAATAAAAACAACTCGTAAAAGATTTGATTCAATAAATATATATGTTTATCCTGCTAAAGTGCAAGGAATAGGAGCAGAACAAGAAATAATCAAAGGAATAGAAACATTAAATAAGATAGAGGAAATAGATTTGATAGTAGCTGGGAGAGGTGGAGGAAGCATAGAAGATTTATGGGCTTTTAATGAAGAAGAAGTTGCAATGGCATTTTTTAATTCTAAAAAACCTATCATTTCGGCAGTAGGTCATGAAATAGATATTTTATTATCAGATTTTACAGCAGATAAAAGAGCAGCTACGCCAACACAAGCAATAGAATTATCTGTTCCTGACAAGGAAAACTTAAAAAGAGAATTATTAGAAAAGGATAAATATTTAAAACAATTATTGATGGCACAGCTAAAACATATGAAGAAAGAGTTGATATTGAGAGCAGAGAACTATCAATTAAAATTTTTTCCAAGTGTTGTAAATAATTATAGAGAAGTAATCATAGAAAAAGAAAAAAAATTAACAAATAGCATTAAATTATTAATAAATAATAAAAAAAGAGATTTCACAAGTGTGCTAGATAAGATTTCTGTTTTAAATCCAATAAATACTTTAAAAAGAGGGTATTCTGTTAGTCAAATAGAAGAAAAAAGAATTGATAGCATAGATGAAGTAGAGATTAATAAGGATATGATAACTATTTTTAGAGATGGTAAAGTAGTAAGTGTAGTTAAGGAGAAAATTTATGAAAAAAGTGTTGATTAG
- a CDS encoding tetratricopeptide repeat protein, which yields MKKVLISIFFIMSVLALSQEFDKVEGSINQSSSNENSTSVEENLGEESDGNISQELENNRKIAEYRPSILREIDAQIKSANNGNIGGLIKRYNIELDKYLESVSYDSNRIFFLANEYVLLNDYSRANMIFLKDNKDIKNVFGAATTYRFMGKNEQAIEKYTQAISINSSFAESYLGRGLAYRNMDKYDEAVRDLERYLSMTGAHDGYVALADVYFKIGKNKEAYNIASKGLSKYGSNILRTLANNILKNKIN from the coding sequence ATGAAAAAAGTGTTGATTAGTATATTTTTTATAATGTCCGTATTAGCTTTATCACAGGAATTTGATAAAGTTGAAGGAAGCATAAATCAAAGCTCTTCAAATGAGAACTCAACAAGTGTGGAAGAAAATTTGGGAGAAGAAAGTGATGGAAATATTTCTCAAGAACTTGAGAATAATAGAAAAATAGCAGAATATAGACCAAGTATTTTAAGAGAGATAGATGCTCAAATAAAATCTGCAAATAATGGGAATATAGGAGGGTTAATAAAACGCTATAATATAGAGTTAGATAAATATTTAGAAAGCGTATCTTATGATAGTAATAGAATCTTTTTCTTAGCAAATGAATATGTGCTATTAAATGATTATTCAAGAGCTAATATGATTTTTTTGAAAGATAATAAGGATATAAAAAATGTTTTTGGAGCAGCAACAACATATAGATTCATGGGTAAAAATGAACAAGCTATTGAAAAATATACTCAAGCCATTTCTATAAATTCATCATTTGCAGAATCTTATTTAGGAAGAGGTTTAGCATATAGAAATATGGATAAATATGATGAAGCTGTAAGAGATTTAGAAAGATATCTTTCAATGACAGGAGCTCATGATGGATATGTAGCTTTAGCAGATGTATATTTCAAAATAGGGAAAAATAAAGAAGCATATAATATTGCAAGTAAAGGTTTGTCAAAATATGGTTCAAACATATTGAGGACTTTAGCAAATAATATTTTAAAAAATAAAATTAATTAG
- the dprA gene encoding DNA-processing protein DprA produces MKFDFFTIDDDIYPKYLKEIENPPKKLYYKGNLELLKSNRILSVVGTRNPSSYGKLACEHIVKKLIKADITIVSGLASGIDSIAHRVCIDNKKNTIGVIATGLDIVYPASNLRLYEEIERTGLILSEYEVGTRPFKQNFPERNRIIAGLSMGTIIIESKEKGGSLITANLALDNNRDVYAVPGDIFSEYSKGCNKLIRDARAKLLINPEEILDDYCWDCLENDNNKNLKLTENQKKIINVLGRDKGLESIVNETRIEQSEILSELLTLEVMGLIKSLPGGRYKKVMDLV; encoded by the coding sequence ATGAAATTTGATTTTTTTACAATAGATGATGACATATATCCAAAATATTTGAAAGAAATAGAAAATCCACCAAAGAAATTGTATTATAAAGGAAATTTAGAATTATTAAAAAGTAATAGAATTTTATCGGTTGTAGGAACAAGAAATCCTAGTTCATATGGTAAACTAGCCTGTGAACATATAGTAAAAAAACTTATTAAGGCTGATATTACAATAGTTAGTGGTTTGGCTAGTGGTATTGATAGTATTGCACATAGAGTTTGTATTGATAATAAAAAAAATACAATAGGAGTAATAGCAACTGGTTTAGACATAGTTTATCCGGCATCAAATTTAAGATTATACGAAGAAATAGAAAGAACTGGTTTGATACTTAGTGAGTATGAAGTAGGTACTAGACCTTTTAAGCAAAATTTTCCAGAAAGAAATAGAATTATAGCAGGTTTATCTATGGGAACAATCATAATTGAAAGTAAAGAAAAAGGTGGAAGTCTTATTACGGCTAATCTTGCTTTAGATAACAATAGAGATGTATATGCAGTTCCTGGAGATATTTTTTCTGAATATTCAAAAGGTTGTAATAAATTAATAAGAGATGCTAGAGCAAAACTTTTGATTAATCCAGAAGAAATTCTAGATGACTATTGTTGGGATTGTTTAGAAAATGATAACAATAAAAATTTAAAATTAACAGAAAATCAGAAAAAAATTATTAATGTATTAGGAAGAGATAAAGGTCTTGAAAGCATAGTGAACGAAACTAGAATAGAGCAATCAGAAATTTTATCTGAACTTTTGACATTAGAAGTAATGGGATTAATTAAAAGTTTACCTGGGGGAAGGTATAAAAAAGTAATGGATTTAGTCTAA